The sequence AGAAGGAGCCGTTGTATTGCGCGCCGGATTGCTGCTCGTAGATTTTTTTCAGGAGCGGGACGGATTCCACAAACGGGATGGTCTCGCCGAAGATGACGAGATGGTGCTTGCGAAAGGTCTGCAAATCGCCTTCGGCTGGTTCCACGGCGATGGAGTTGTAGATGCGCGGCTGATCTTTTTCGTAAAGCCCGTCCTCGCGCAGCTCGCCCTCGACCTCGACCACGCCGTAAATGAGGTCGAAGCGCCCGGCATCACGGACTCGGCGTATCGTATCGAGGTTCTCACGCCATGCACCCCACTCTCCGTCATCGGTGCGGATGATGCGGCCGTTGAGCGCGGTCTCCGGCCATAGCACCCAGTCGGGGCTGCCCAGCTCGATGCCTCCCTCCTCGCCCTTGCGTATGGCTTCCCGGAGTTTCGTTTCATCCCTTTCGGAGATGCTTTGGAGGGCGGAAATCGTTTCGTCCTCGTAGGCCATGTGGATCTTTTCGGCAGGCCAGAGCTGCTGGCTGGCGGTTTGCGGGATGTTGATCTGAACGAGCAGGGATTTGAGATGTATGGATTCCTTGCCTGCCTCGCCGGCGATGCGGAGGATGCCGTAGGCGAGCAGGAAACCCACGCCGAGTGCGGTTGCGGCGAAATCCCAGCGAGGTTTGCGGATGCCGTCGAGGCTTGCCCGATGCATGCGCCGGCCGACCTGGGCGAGGACGCATTGGAAAAACACGAGAATGAGCGAGAGGCCGGTGACTCCTAACAGATCCGCGGCCTGGGAGATGACGAGGGTATCGTGAAAGGCGACGCCGAGCCCGTTCCATCCGAATCCGGTGAACAGCCAGCCGCGCAGCCATTCGAGGCCGGCCCAGACGGTGGCGTGGGTGAATGCGTTGAAGAGGGAGCGGAACGGGTTTTCCAAGACGCCGTCCTTCCTGTGCCATGGGTTTCCGAGCGTGGCGGCGAAGGCTCCGAACGCGCCCCAGTAAAGGGCGAGGTATGCCGAGAGGACGATGGGCCCGAGCCATGAGACGGTGGAGAGCCAGGAAAGCTGGACGCCGAAGCTGACAAGCCCGGCGAGATAGCCGATGAGGAAACCTTTTTTTGCCCGGTGTGTCCCACCCAGCGACCAGAGG comes from Akkermansiaceae bacterium and encodes:
- the lnt gene encoding apolipoprotein N-acyltransferase; amino-acid sequence: MPDRSFILRSLAIAATGLMVASLFPPYSFAGLAWICLIPLLIALWSLGGTHRAKKGFLIGYLAGLVSFGVQLSWLSTVSWLGPIVLSAYLALYWGAFGAFAATLGNPWHRKDGVLENPFRSLFNAFTHATVWAGLEWLRGWLFTGFGWNGLGVAFHDTLVISQAADLLGVTGLSLILVFFQCVLAQVGRRMHRASLDGIRKPRWDFAATALGVGFLLAYGILRIAGEAGKESIHLKSLLVQINIPQTASQQLWPAEKIHMAYEDETISALQSISERDETKLREAIRKGEEGGIELGSPDWVLWPETALNGRIIRTDDGEWGAWRENLDTIRRVRDAGRFDLIYGVVEVEGELREDGLYEKDQPRIYNSIAVEPAEGDLQTFRKHHLVIFGETIPFVESVPLLKKIYEQQSGAQYNGSFSAGPALDPLPVLLDETKIGIIPAVCFEDTVPRLTRKFVRPGPQVIVNLTNDGWFKESQAAAQHFANARFRAIELRRPMLRCANTGVSAAIDTIGSTAHPETGKPQVILDESGSTFLRGSLLTELNVPLQPSFSLYVLIGDWGIIVLSLLGLISAFVFREHQRISP